A DNA window from Coffea arabica cultivar ET-39 chromosome 6c, Coffea Arabica ET-39 HiFi, whole genome shotgun sequence contains the following coding sequences:
- the LOC113695968 gene encoding protein SLOW GREEN 1, chloroplastic-like, whose product MYCTGESVTAKLNLGHEALIPSVPHRRPLFSRPISSLSFRAPPPSQTPSFKFTPITASSSSSSEFPSSNSSDNENPKPRLFNKPLNPLRNLNPYFSQTLATFPSTFIKTTLIAATAAAAIFFSRFHFFNVKPAFASSAGAAAAEAASKDTLDEAEREKAIEEHLLSHPNDVEALRNLMEIRIKNRKMLEAIMIVEKLIELEPNEVEWPLMKSHLHVYSGELEFAKNGFSGIISKDPFRVEAYHGLVMAASQDDSTEELKDIERKIEDAMKLCKKENKKSDLRDFKLLLAQIRVIEGKYDDALKFYQDLVREEPRDFRPYLCQGIIYTLLRKKDEAEKSFEKYRRLVPKGHPYARYFEDNMIATKVFAQKVENDRVRSRS is encoded by the coding sequence ATGTATTGCACCGGTGAATCAGTTACTGCTAAATTAAACCTGGGTCACGAGGCCCTCATCCCCTCAGTCCCTCACCGCCGTCCGCTCTTCTCAAGACCcatctcttctctctccttcAGAGCCCCACCTCCATCTCAAACCCCATCTTTCAAATTCACCCCCATCACAGCTTCCTCCTCGTCCTCATCTGAATTCCCTTCTTCAAACTCCTCTGACAATGAAAACCCTAAGCCCCGTCTCTTTAACAAACCCCTAAACCCCCTGCGGAACCTTAACCCTTATTTTTCCCAAACCCTCGCCACATTCCCGTCCACTTTCATCAAAACCACCCTCATTGCAGCCACAGCGGCTGCTGCGATCTTCTTTTCGAGGTTCCATTTCTTTAATGTCAAACCAGCCTTCGCCTCCTCTGCTGGGGCAGCTGCCGCTGAAGCTGCCTCAAAGGACACCCTTGATGAGGCAGAAAGGGAAAAAGCCATTGAAGAGCACTTGCTTTCCCACCCGAATGACGTCGAAGCCCTCCGAAATTTAATGGAAATTCGAATTAAAAACCGGAAAATGCTAGAGGCCATTATGATTGTGGAGAAATTGATAGAACTGGAGCCGAATGAAGTGGAGTGGCCGTTGATGAAGTCTCATTTGCACGTTTACAGTGGTGAGCTTGAATTTGCGAAAAATGGGTTCAGCGGGATCATATCAAAAGACCCTTTTCGCGTGGAGGCGTACCACGGCCTTGTAATGGCTGCATCCCAGGATGATTCGACGGAGGAATTGAAGGATATTGAGAGGAAGATTGAGGATGCAATGAAGCTGtgtaagaaagaaaataagaagaGTGATTTGAGAGATTTTAAGCTTTTACTGGCCCAAATTCGGGTGATCGAAGGGAAGTATGACGATGCGCTGAAATTTTATCAGGACTTGGTTAGGGAGGAGCCAAGGGATTTTAGGCCGTATTTATGTCAAGGGATAATATACACTCTGTTGAGGAAGAAGGATGAGGCCGAGAAGAGTTTTGAGAAGTATCGTAGGTTGGTACCAAAGGGGCATCCTTATGCGAGGTATTTCGAGGACAATATGATTGCAACAAAGGTTTTTGCGCAAAAGGTGGAGAATGACAGGGTTCGCTCAAGGAGTTGA
- the LOC113696142 gene encoding uncharacterized protein has translation MADSSSPHEYIHLIQHLIEECILFHMSKEECMEALFKHANIKPVITATVWKELEKENKEFFEAYTKDREERASETETRQRIQKRMLSPHSSTAKDTSKLGG, from the exons ATGGCTGATTCTTCATCACCTCACGAGTACATCCATCTG ATTCAGCATCTGATAGAAGAGTGTATCTTATTCCATATGAGCAAAGAGGAATGCATGGAAGCTCTCTTCAAGCATGCAAATATCAAACCGGTCATTACTGCCACCG TGTGGAAGGAGCTGGAGAAAGAGAACAAGGAGTTCTTCGAAGCGTACACGAAGGATAGGGAGGAAAGAGCGTCGGAAACGGAGACGCGACAAAGGATCCAAAAGAGGATGCTGTCGCCGCATTCTTCCACTGCCAAAGATACCAGCAAGCTGGGAGGATGA